Proteins encoded within one genomic window of Alteribacter populi:
- a CDS encoding DeoR/GlpR family DNA-binding transcription regulator codes for MNIDTRRQKIEELVLEQGKVDIDDLVDLLGVSTMTIRRDLMFLEKENKLIRTHGGAVPVKGLINETPYSNKENQFLSEKRAIAKRAAEIVQEGHKVILDSGTTTLEIARVLKFRDDLTVITNDILIAAEFVDSSIHVIVTGGELQNQVGAMFGPHTQDLLQSINADLLFLGAHAIHPQSGVTAPTLEKAKIKQMMRHAAKETWVIADSSKFNRKSFASVCSLEEVEGIITDEHVEEINIEAYHDQVVTATAKKEG; via the coding sequence ATGAACATCGATACACGAAGACAGAAAATTGAAGAGCTTGTTTTAGAACAAGGAAAGGTCGATATTGATGATTTGGTCGATTTGCTCGGTGTTTCTACGATGACGATTCGCCGGGACCTGATGTTTCTTGAAAAGGAGAACAAGCTAATCAGGACGCATGGTGGTGCGGTTCCGGTAAAGGGATTGATTAATGAAACGCCTTACTCAAATAAGGAAAATCAATTTCTATCGGAGAAAAGAGCGATTGCGAAACGGGCTGCTGAGATTGTCCAAGAAGGACATAAAGTCATTTTAGATTCTGGGACGACGACGCTGGAGATCGCCCGTGTGCTAAAATTCCGAGATGATTTAACGGTCATCACAAATGACATCCTTATTGCGGCTGAATTTGTAGACAGCAGCATTCATGTCATTGTTACAGGCGGTGAGCTACAAAATCAGGTCGGGGCGATGTTTGGCCCCCACACTCAGGACCTTTTGCAATCAATCAATGCAGATTTATTATTTTTAGGGGCGCATGCGATCCACCCGCAATCTGGGGTTACAGCTCCAACCTTAGAAAAAGCTAAAATAAAGCAAATGATGCGCCATGCAGCAAAAGAAACGTGGGTTATTGCAGATTCGAGTAAGTTTAATAGGAAATCTTTTGCTTCTGTTTGTTCGTTGGAAGAGGTTGAAGGGATCATTACCGACGAACACGTTGAAGAAATCAACATTGAAGCTTACCACGATCAAGTGGTAACGGCCACAGCTAAGAAAGAAGGGTAA
- the nikB gene encoding nickel ABC transporter permease: MLIYVIRRLIQTIPVLLGVTILVFSMMHLIPGDPAQIIAGESASEQQVEQMRDRLGLNEPIIVQYGKFLGGILQGDLGNSIRSGNAVSSEIGSRIMITVELALYSTILSIFMGLIAGIISATKRYTFIDTFIMIFALFGLSMPNFWLGLMLIQYFALPPLQWFPVSGWGTAGHIVLPVITLGTAGAAIIARMTRSSMLEVINQDYIRTARAKGVKERYVIYKHALRNALIPVVTVVGLQFGALLGGTVLTETVFTINGMGRLVIEAINARDFPIVQGSVLVIALLFVLVNLIVDISYRFLNKRIELD, from the coding sequence ATGCTTATATATGTAATTAGACGTTTAATTCAAACGATCCCCGTTCTTCTCGGGGTTACGATTTTAGTATTCTCTATGATGCACTTGATTCCTGGTGACCCAGCACAAATCATTGCTGGTGAGAGTGCCAGTGAACAACAAGTCGAACAGATGAGAGATCGACTTGGTTTAAACGAGCCTATCATTGTCCAATACGGTAAATTTTTAGGTGGTATTTTACAAGGTGACTTAGGAAACTCAATCCGAAGCGGTAATGCCGTTAGCTCTGAAATCGGCAGTCGGATTATGATAACCGTAGAACTGGCCCTCTATAGTACGATACTCAGTATTTTTATGGGGTTGATTGCGGGAATTATTTCTGCAACGAAACGCTACACGTTTATTGATACGTTTATTATGATTTTTGCCCTATTCGGTTTATCCATGCCGAACTTCTGGTTGGGACTTATGCTTATTCAATATTTTGCACTCCCGCCTCTTCAGTGGTTCCCGGTATCCGGTTGGGGTACGGCAGGGCATATTGTGTTGCCAGTTATTACACTCGGAACAGCCGGCGCGGCGATTATCGCTCGTATGACGCGTTCCAGTATGCTTGAAGTTATTAACCAAGACTACATTCGTACGGCTCGTGCCAAAGGGGTAAAAGAGCGCTACGTTATTTATAAGCACGCCCTTCGTAATGCTTTGATTCCGGTTGTAACCGTTGTGGGTCTACAATTCGGTGCGTTACTTGGCGGAACAGTTTTAACAGAAACGGTATTTACGATTAACGGGATGGGGCGACTCGTCATTGAGGCGATTAACGCTCGTGACTTCCCAATTGTTCAAGGGTCTGTATTAGTGATTGCCCTATTGTTCGTACTCGTAAACTTGATTGTTGACATTAGCTATCGATTCTTAAATAAACGAATTGAATTGGATTAA
- a CDS encoding ABC transporter ATP-binding protein, which produces MANNSIIEVNDLQTSFFMEDKEVKAVDGVTFDVPSGKTLGIVGESGSGKSITSLSIMRLIAEPGKIKGGEINFNGENLLNKSEAEMRGIRGNQISMIFQEPMTSLNPVFTVGDQISEAVMIHQGLSKKQAMAKSLEMLELVGIPSPKTRLKNYPHELSGGMRQRVMIAIALACRPELLIADEPTTALDVTIQAQILRLMRNLQDELGMSVILITHDLGVVAETCDYVAVMYAGKIVEYADVNTLFSNPKHPYTVGLLKSLPRHDIDQEGDLSTIKGMVPTPDAMPEGCRFAPRCPFASDICRESLPHLENEENGNQVRCWIHTDKWDGPEVNVRNDYESAASK; this is translated from the coding sequence ATGGCAAACAACAGTATTATTGAAGTAAACGACTTACAAACATCATTTTTTATGGAAGATAAAGAAGTAAAAGCTGTCGACGGCGTAACATTTGATGTGCCTAGTGGTAAAACATTAGGAATTGTAGGAGAGTCAGGTTCCGGTAAAAGTATTACCTCTCTTTCCATCATGCGTCTCATTGCAGAACCGGGTAAAATTAAAGGCGGCGAAATTAACTTTAACGGTGAAAACTTGCTAAATAAATCAGAGGCTGAAATGCGAGGCATTCGAGGAAATCAGATCTCAATGATTTTCCAAGAGCCGATGACTTCTTTGAACCCGGTTTTTACCGTAGGAGATCAAATTTCAGAAGCGGTGATGATTCACCAAGGTTTATCTAAAAAGCAAGCAATGGCCAAATCGCTAGAAATGCTCGAGCTTGTGGGAATCCCTTCTCCTAAAACACGTCTGAAGAATTACCCGCACGAACTTTCCGGCGGGATGCGTCAACGTGTGATGATTGCAATTGCACTTGCATGTCGTCCAGAGCTCTTGATTGCCGATGAGCCAACGACAGCGTTGGACGTGACAATTCAAGCACAGATTTTACGGTTAATGCGCAACTTGCAAGACGAACTTGGCATGAGTGTTATTTTGATCACGCACGACCTCGGCGTTGTAGCTGAAACATGTGATTACGTTGCGGTTATGTACGCTGGTAAAATCGTAGAATATGCTGATGTAAATACACTATTCTCAAATCCGAAGCACCCTTATACGGTTGGCTTATTGAAATCTCTCCCGCGTCATGACATTGACCAAGAGGGTGACTTGAGTACAATCAAAGGGATGGTGCCTACACCAGACGCTATGCCAGAAGGCTGTCGTTTTGCACCGCGTTGTCCGTTTGCAAGTGACATTTGTCGCGAAAGCTTACCTCATTTAGAAAACGAAGAAAACGGAAATCAAGTCCGTTGTTGGATTCATACCGACAAGTGGGACGGTCCGGAGGTGAACGTCAGAAATGACTACGAATCTGCTGCAAGTAAATAA
- a CDS encoding GntP family permease, producing MEVSGAQMILGLVIGVFLLIALVLKTKIHAFVALLISASVTGIIGGMPAPDVVNAITEGFGSTLSTIGIVIGLGVMMGRILEVSGAAERMAYTFIKWLGRKKEEWAMALAGYVVSIPIFVDSAFVILMPIVKALSTKTGKSVVGLGVALGVGLAATHHAVPPTPGPLGVAGIFNVDVGMMLLYGLIFAGPMIVVGVFYAKWIGKKIYQLPTEDGLDFHRPDMPNSLEEYYQMQENKNLPSLGRSVAPILVPIILIFANTTVSAFGVEGTVAEYVQFFGSPVIAVAIGLIFAIYGLFGKVKQADAIDRMEEGIKTAGIILLVTGAGGALGNVLRVSGSGDYIAEQIANTALPAVLLPFFIATIVRLIQGSGTVAMITAASISAPIVSGMDINMVLAAQAATLGAMIFSYFNDSLFWVVNRMLGIKNVKEQLLVWSIPTTIAWFMALVMIVITNMIVG from the coding sequence ATGGAAGTTTCAGGAGCTCAAATGATACTAGGGCTGGTAATTGGGGTGTTTCTCCTTATTGCTCTCGTATTAAAAACGAAAATACACGCGTTTGTTGCGTTATTGATATCTGCTTCAGTTACAGGGATCATCGGGGGCATGCCAGCACCTGATGTTGTCAATGCGATTACTGAAGGTTTCGGAAGTACGCTAAGTACAATCGGGATCGTGATCGGTCTCGGGGTCATGATGGGGCGAATATTAGAAGTTTCCGGAGCCGCCGAACGCATGGCCTACACATTTATTAAATGGCTCGGCCGCAAAAAAGAAGAATGGGCCATGGCATTAGCCGGCTACGTCGTCTCGATCCCTATTTTCGTAGATTCCGCGTTTGTTATTTTAATGCCAATTGTAAAAGCGCTTTCAACGAAAACAGGGAAATCCGTTGTCGGTTTAGGGGTCGCATTAGGTGTCGGTCTCGCTGCCACTCACCACGCCGTCCCTCCTACTCCAGGTCCACTAGGTGTAGCAGGAATATTCAATGTCGATGTCGGCATGATGCTATTATACGGTTTAATTTTTGCAGGACCGATGATCGTAGTCGGTGTATTTTACGCTAAATGGATCGGGAAAAAAATCTATCAACTGCCAACTGAAGACGGCTTAGATTTCCACCGTCCAGACATGCCGAACTCTTTAGAAGAATATTATCAAATGCAAGAAAATAAAAACTTGCCATCATTAGGTCGCTCAGTTGCCCCTATCCTTGTTCCAATCATTTTAATTTTTGCGAATACGACAGTGTCCGCTTTCGGTGTAGAAGGAACTGTTGCAGAGTACGTGCAATTCTTCGGATCACCAGTCATTGCCGTTGCGATCGGCTTAATTTTCGCAATCTACGGTTTATTCGGTAAAGTGAAACAGGCTGATGCAATAGACCGTATGGAAGAAGGCATAAAAACAGCCGGGATTATTCTTCTTGTCACCGGTGCCGGTGGAGCATTAGGGAACGTCCTCCGCGTGAGCGGCAGCGGCGATTATATCGCCGAACAAATTGCGAATACCGCTCTTCCCGCGGTGCTACTCCCTTTCTTCATTGCGACGATTGTCCGTCTCATTCAAGGTAGTGGAACCGTGGCGATGATCACCGCTGCCTCCATTTCCGCACCAATCGTTTCAGGAATGGATATTAACATGGTCCTAGCTGCTCAAGCCGCAACACTCGGTGCTATGATCTTCTCTTACTTCAACGACAGTCTATTCTGGGTGGTCAACCGCATGCTCGGAATTAAAAACGTAAAAGAACAACTGCTCGTTTGGTCAATCCCAACCACCATCGCTTGGTTCATGGCACTCGTAATGATCGTCATTACGAATATGATTGTTGGGTAA
- a CDS encoding four-carbon acid sugar kinase family protein: MKIGVIADDLTGANAMGVRISKQGIHSATMVQGADFPEEANYDAIVVDTDSRYAAPDIARKRTVHALRHFKNWGAQLFSKRIDSTFRGNIGVEVDAMLRELGEDSVAVIVPSFPDSGRIVIGGYLLVDGIPLQETDVARDPVHPLKESCIPTLTEQQSKHEIGQLGLQDILASADMLKERLEALFNEGKRIIVCDATTNEQIETIADAMSKIENRTMISVDPGPLTAFYAKTVMNQKVAQKKILVSVGSATKITGQQLHYLVEKTGASPVYVDPERLASFTSSWDEEIDRATAEALKEAQDESVLILTTHKPGQSLINFNAIAERENVNEEALAKRITDGLAKISRQIIEDKSSSIRGCFSSGGDVTASLCSISRASGIELEDEVLPLAAYGRLIGGHFNRLPIITKGGMIGDKKAIYECVKFLQTKL, from the coding sequence ATGAAAATCGGAGTGATTGCAGATGATTTAACAGGCGCGAATGCCATGGGGGTCAGAATTAGTAAGCAAGGAATTCATTCTGCCACGATGGTGCAAGGCGCCGACTTTCCAGAGGAAGCAAACTACGATGCTATCGTTGTCGATACGGACAGTCGATATGCTGCTCCTGATATTGCAAGAAAAAGAACGGTTCACGCTCTCCGTCATTTTAAAAACTGGGGTGCACAGCTATTTTCTAAGCGGATTGACAGTACGTTCCGTGGGAATATTGGCGTTGAAGTTGATGCCATGCTTCGTGAATTAGGCGAGGATTCAGTCGCTGTTATTGTCCCCTCTTTTCCTGATTCAGGTCGCATTGTGATTGGTGGATACCTCCTGGTTGATGGTATCCCGCTTCAGGAGACCGACGTTGCTCGCGATCCCGTTCATCCGCTTAAGGAATCCTGCATTCCAACTTTGACTGAGCAACAGTCAAAGCATGAAATCGGCCAGCTCGGACTCCAAGACATATTAGCGTCTGCCGACATGTTAAAGGAGCGCCTGGAAGCTTTATTTAATGAAGGAAAGCGCATCATTGTCTGTGATGCGACAACCAATGAGCAAATTGAAACGATTGCAGATGCGATGAGTAAAATCGAAAATAGGACAATGATTTCTGTTGATCCTGGTCCGCTCACGGCTTTCTACGCGAAGACGGTGATGAATCAGAAGGTTGCTCAGAAGAAAATTCTCGTATCAGTCGGGAGTGCCACGAAGATAACGGGTCAGCAGCTTCACTACCTGGTTGAAAAAACGGGTGCTTCTCCTGTTTATGTAGATCCTGAACGACTAGCCAGCTTTACAAGTAGTTGGGATGAAGAAATTGACCGAGCGACAGCAGAAGCATTGAAAGAAGCACAAGACGAGAGCGTATTAATTTTAACGACGCACAAACCCGGTCAGTCTTTAATTAATTTTAATGCGATTGCCGAGCGGGAAAATGTCAATGAAGAAGCGCTCGCTAAACGAATTACCGATGGATTAGCGAAAATAAGCAGACAAATTATTGAAGATAAGAGCTCCAGTATCCGCGGCTGTTTTTCCAGTGGCGGAGATGTAACCGCTTCTCTATGTTCGATCAGTCGGGCCAGTGGCATTGAGCTGGAAGATGAAGTTTTACCGCTTGCTGCTTACGGAAGACTGATCGGCGGACACTTCAATCGCCTCCCGATCATTACCAAAGGCGGGATGATTGGCGATAAAAAAGCAATCTATGAATGTGTGAAATTTTTACAAACCAAATTATAA
- the opp1C gene encoding nickel/cobalt ABC transporter permease, with the protein MAETTLNNRPATKPPSPSIENLKTVFKKLRKNKAAMVGGGLIIFFILVSIFGPLLTSHSPTSIDLTNRMASPSSEHWFGTDHQGRDIFTRIIHGMSITLYIGFSSVLIGAIFGVIIGLFSGYYGKKVDAILMRMMDVLLAFPGILLALAIVTVLGGSLQNVIIAVGIFSVPVFARIVRGSTLAVRKLEYVDAVRALGATDMRIIFRHVLPNILSPIIVQATLRMATAILTASGLSFLGLGAQPPMPEWGAMLSAGRNYMWDSPHIALFPGLAIVIVVLAFNIFGDGLRDALDPKLKA; encoded by the coding sequence ATGGCTGAGACTACTTTAAATAATAGACCAGCTACAAAGCCCCCATCACCGTCAATTGAAAATTTAAAGACCGTTTTCAAAAAATTACGCAAAAATAAAGCTGCGATGGTCGGTGGAGGTTTAATAATTTTCTTTATTTTAGTGTCCATTTTTGGGCCTCTATTAACATCTCATTCACCAACATCTATTGATCTAACAAACCGGATGGCAAGCCCATCTTCAGAGCATTGGTTTGGGACAGACCACCAAGGTAGAGATATCTTTACACGAATTATCCATGGAATGTCTATAACACTCTACATCGGTTTTAGTTCCGTATTAATCGGGGCAATCTTCGGGGTTATTATTGGTCTTTTCTCCGGGTATTACGGAAAAAAAGTGGATGCAATTCTTATGAGAATGATGGACGTGTTACTTGCTTTCCCTGGTATTTTGTTAGCACTTGCGATTGTAACGGTATTAGGTGGAAGCCTACAAAACGTAATTATTGCCGTCGGTATTTTTTCCGTTCCGGTATTTGCGCGTATTGTCCGTGGTTCAACGCTTGCGGTTCGTAAACTTGAATATGTCGATGCAGTTCGAGCACTCGGTGCTACTGACATGCGTATCATTTTCAGACACGTTTTACCGAATATTTTGTCGCCAATTATCGTCCAAGCGACACTTCGTATGGCTACTGCGATTCTTACTGCCAGCGGGCTTTCGTTCTTGGGCTTAGGTGCACAGCCTCCAATGCCAGAGTGGGGCGCGATGCTAAGTGCCGGTCGTAACTATATGTGGGACAGCCCTCACATTGCTTTGTTCCCTGGTTTAGCAATTGTCATTGTTGTATTAGCGTTTAACATCTTCGGTGACGGCTTACGTGATGCACTTGATCCTAAATTGAAAGCTTAA
- a CDS encoding glutathione ABC transporter substrate-binding protein, whose product MALALVGCASEPDEGGTDGGTDGEEDGGTEETAEGGDLVIATGSDAEAMDPHGSNDVPSSNVQHNIFETLLTQSEEMELEPLLATDWEAVEEDVWEFTLREDVTFHDGSEFNAEVVKANMERVLDPDVASPRQFLFEMVEEVVVVDDYTVQFHTEFPFSPLPSHLAHTGGSMISAEAIEADYEAMEDGEQPGDYINKNPIGTGIFEFENWDSGNEVNLVKNENYWGEEANVDTVTFKVVPEDLTRVGELETGDVHITYPVSPSDRSRVENSDGASVYEQASLSTSYIGFNNDKEPFDDPTVRQALSMAIDKDAIINSVVEGAADPAIGPIGEQVFGFSQDVDSIDYDPERAQELLAEAGYEDGFETTIWTNDSRERQDIAEIVQAQLAEIDVDVSIEVLEWGAYLDNTAEGQHDMFILGWVTVTGDADYGMYPLFHSSQHGAAGNRTFTDSQELDDILVEAREESDEEVRADLYEQAMEILVDDAPMLYLYHQTYLVGLRDEVQGFWKHPNGLYQLHDVTLN is encoded by the coding sequence ATGGCGCTAGCATTAGTAGGTTGTGCAAGCGAACCAGACGAAGGTGGAACAGATGGCGGCACAGACGGAGAGGAAGACGGCGGTACAGAAGAAACAGCTGAAGGCGGCGACCTAGTCATTGCAACTGGATCAGATGCAGAGGCCATGGACCCACACGGTTCCAACGACGTTCCTTCAAGTAACGTTCAACATAATATTTTCGAAACATTATTAACTCAAAGTGAAGAAATGGAACTTGAGCCACTTCTAGCAACTGATTGGGAAGCAGTAGAGGAAGATGTTTGGGAATTTACATTACGCGAGGACGTAACATTCCACGACGGATCTGAGTTTAACGCAGAAGTTGTAAAAGCCAACATGGAACGTGTCCTAGATCCAGACGTTGCTTCTCCACGTCAATTCCTATTTGAAATGGTAGAAGAAGTAGTCGTTGTAGATGACTACACTGTTCAATTCCACACAGAATTCCCGTTTTCTCCACTACCATCCCACCTAGCTCACACTGGTGGTAGCATGATTAGTGCAGAAGCGATTGAAGCTGATTACGAAGCAATGGAAGACGGCGAACAGCCAGGAGACTACATTAACAAAAACCCTATCGGAACAGGTATCTTTGAATTTGAGAACTGGGATTCCGGTAACGAAGTAAATCTCGTTAAAAACGAAAACTACTGGGGCGAGGAAGCAAACGTCGACACTGTAACATTTAAAGTTGTACCTGAAGACCTAACTCGTGTAGGTGAACTTGAAACAGGCGATGTTCACATCACTTACCCAGTAAGCCCAAGTGACCGCAGCCGTGTAGAAAACTCAGACGGCGCTAGCGTTTACGAGCAGGCAAGCTTAAGCACATCTTACATTGGTTTCAACAATGACAAAGAACCATTTGATGACCCAACTGTTCGTCAAGCACTTTCAATGGCAATCGATAAAGATGCCATCATCAATAGTGTAGTAGAAGGCGCAGCAGACCCAGCTATCGGACCAATCGGTGAGCAAGTATTTGGATTTAGCCAAGACGTAGACAGCATTGACTACGACCCAGAGCGCGCACAAGAACTTCTAGCTGAAGCAGGCTATGAAGATGGTTTCGAAACAACAATTTGGACAAACGACAGCCGTGAGCGTCAAGACATCGCGGAAATCGTTCAAGCTCAACTTGCTGAAATCGACGTAGACGTATCCATCGAAGTACTTGAGTGGGGCGCGTACCTTGATAACACAGCTGAAGGACAGCACGACATGTTCATCCTAGGTTGGGTTACTGTAACAGGTGACGCTGACTACGGAATGTACCCACTGTTCCACTCTTCTCAACACGGAGCAGCAGGTAACCGTACATTCACTGACAGCCAAGAGCTAGATGACATACTAGTTGAAGCACGTGAAGAATCAGACGAAGAAGTTCGCGCTGATCTATACGAGCAAGCAATGGAAATCCTAGTAGACGACGCACCAATGCTTTACCTTTACCACCAAACGTACCTTGTAGGTCTTAGAGACGAAGTACAAGGCTTCTGGAAGCATCCAAACGGCCTGTACCAACTACATGATGTAACACTTAACTAA
- a CDS encoding ABC transporter ATP-binding protein, with translation MTTNLLQVNNLKQYFPIKGGIFGRRVNDVKAVDDITFGVRAGETLSIVGESGCGKSTTGRAILRLDEPTSGEVTFDGEDLLGLSKTEMRKRRKDLQIIFQDPYASINPRQTVRQVLNEAMEIQNVVPKEQRLERMLELMETVGLGKHQLDRFPHEFSGGQRQRIGIARALAVDPKLIVCDESVSALDVSIQAQVLNLLKKLQKDLDLTYLFISHDLGVVRHISDRVMVMYLGKIVEIADKKSLFDNPKHPYTKTLLSAIPVPNPNEKRDQIILKGDVPSPIDPPTGCRFHTRCPFATDKCKDEVPELRNTGKGMLDGHNAACHYIDEIESGEMQPKYR, from the coding sequence ATGACTACGAATCTGCTGCAAGTAAATAATTTAAAACAGTACTTCCCGATCAAAGGTGGAATTTTCGGCCGTCGCGTCAATGACGTTAAAGCCGTTGATGATATTACGTTCGGTGTTAGAGCCGGCGAAACGTTAAGCATCGTAGGTGAGTCCGGTTGCGGAAAATCAACAACTGGCCGAGCCATCCTTCGCCTAGACGAGCCTACTTCCGGTGAGGTCACATTTGACGGAGAAGATTTGCTCGGCTTAAGTAAAACGGAAATGCGTAAGCGCCGTAAAGATCTGCAGATTATTTTTCAAGATCCTTACGCGTCCATCAACCCTCGTCAAACCGTTCGTCAAGTGCTGAACGAAGCGATGGAGATTCAAAATGTAGTACCAAAAGAGCAGCGTTTAGAGCGCATGCTCGAGTTAATGGAAACAGTTGGTCTTGGTAAACACCAACTTGACCGCTTCCCTCACGAATTCAGTGGTGGTCAACGTCAGCGTATCGGTATCGCCCGTGCGTTAGCCGTAGATCCAAAACTCATCGTCTGTGACGAGTCCGTGTCCGCATTGGACGTTTCCATTCAAGCGCAAGTATTGAACTTGTTGAAGAAATTGCAGAAGGATTTAGACTTAACGTACTTGTTTATTTCCCATGACTTAGGTGTTGTTCGTCACATCTCAGACCGCGTCATGGTAATGTACTTGGGTAAAATTGTTGAAATTGCTGATAAAAAATCATTGTTCGACAATCCAAAGCACCCATACACGAAGACGTTATTATCTGCAATTCCGGTACCAAACCCGAATGAGAAGCGTGATCAAATCATCCTAAAAGGTGACGTACCATCACCAATTGACCCACCAACAGGATGCCGCTTCCACACTCGTTGCCCGTTCGCAACGGACAAGTGTAAGGATGAAGTACCAGAGCTACGCAACACTGGTAAAGGAATGCTTGATGGTCACAATGCTGCGTGTCATTATATTGATGAAATTGAATCTGGTGAAATGCAGCCGAAGTATAGATAA
- the pdxA gene encoding 4-hydroxythreonine-4-phosphate dehydrogenase PdxA, which translates to MTKTPVIAIPMGDPAGIGPEITVGALAKADVYNAGKPVVIGNTAIMEKAARIIGADVAINEISSIDEAQYQYGTIDVLSLNNVDLDSFTFGEVQAQCGQAAFEYIEKAVSLANEGLADVIATTPINKESLKAADVPHIGHTEMLAAMTDTEDPLTMFEVKNMRIFFLTRHLSLKDAIDQMTKERVLDYLKRCDAALQRLGVSSRKFAVAGLNPHSGENGLFGMEEVDEIRPGIDLAVEAGIDAVGPVPADSVFHQALQGKYDAVLSLYHDQGHIAAKMTDFEKTISITNGLPFLRTSVDHGTAFDIAGKGIASSVSMEECIKLSAKYAPHFTGK; encoded by the coding sequence ATGACGAAAACACCTGTAATCGCAATTCCTATGGGAGACCCGGCTGGGATCGGTCCTGAAATAACAGTTGGCGCACTTGCAAAAGCGGACGTCTACAACGCCGGAAAGCCGGTTGTGATCGGAAACACCGCAATAATGGAAAAAGCGGCTAGAATCATCGGAGCCGATGTCGCAATTAACGAAATCTCCTCAATTGACGAAGCTCAGTACCAATACGGAACCATTGACGTTCTTTCTTTAAACAATGTCGATCTTGACTCGTTCACGTTTGGCGAAGTCCAAGCGCAATGCGGGCAAGCCGCCTTCGAATATATCGAAAAAGCAGTCAGCCTCGCAAATGAAGGCCTAGCCGACGTCATTGCCACAACGCCAATTAACAAAGAATCATTAAAAGCCGCAGACGTCCCCCATATCGGACACACAGAAATGCTCGCAGCAATGACGGACACGGAAGATCCTTTAACGATGTTTGAGGTAAAAAATATGAGAATCTTCTTTTTGACGCGCCACCTTTCATTAAAAGACGCGATTGACCAAATGACAAAAGAGCGCGTTCTCGACTACCTTAAACGTTGTGACGCAGCCCTGCAAAGATTAGGAGTATCCAGCCGTAAATTTGCAGTGGCCGGTTTAAACCCCCACAGTGGTGAAAATGGATTATTCGGGATGGAAGAAGTAGACGAAATTCGCCCAGGTATTGACCTAGCCGTTGAAGCTGGTATTGACGCAGTCGGCCCAGTACCTGCCGACTCTGTTTTCCACCAGGCATTACAAGGAAAATACGATGCGGTTCTCTCGTTGTACCACGACCAAGGACACATCGCAGCCAAAATGACAGACTTTGAAAAAACAATCTCCATTACAAATGGATTACCATTCCTAAGAACGTCCGTCGACCACGGAACCGCGTTCGATATCGCAGGTAAAGGCATTGCAAGCTCAGTCAGCATGGAAGAATGTATTAAACTTTCCGCTAAATATGCACCGCATTTTACAGGAAAATAA